Proteins from a genomic interval of Helicobacter pylori Shi112:
- the ychF gene encoding redox-regulated ATPase YchF, with protein sequence MGLSVGIVGLPNVGKSSTFNALTKTQNAESANYPFCTIEPNKAIVNVPDRRLDALAQIIKPERILHSVVEFVDIAGLIKGASKGEGLGNQFLANIKECEVILQVVRCFEDDNITHVNDKIDPLNDIEIIELELILADIATLDKRIDRLQKALKSSKDAKNLLECALSLKTHLEELKPAKTFPLNASEAFLELDKELRFLSNKKMIYAANVGEEDLNALNEHAKKVQNYAKDQNSEFVALCAKLEEEMVSMSEDEVKEFLQSLGVEESGLEKTIRLSFKELGLINYFTAGVKEVRSWTIKKGSSAPVAAGVIHKDFEKGFIRAETISYDDFIAYKGEAGAKEKGALRIEGKDYIVQDGDVLHFRFNV encoded by the coding sequence ATGGGCTTGTCTGTAGGCATTGTGGGTTTGCCTAATGTGGGCAAATCCAGCACCTTTAACGCGCTCACTAAAACCCAAAACGCAGAGAGCGCGAATTACCCTTTTTGCACCATTGAACCCAATAAAGCCATCGTGAATGTGCCTGATAGGCGGCTTGATGCGTTGGCTCAAATAATAAAGCCTGAACGCATTTTGCATTCTGTGGTGGAATTTGTGGATATTGCCGGATTGATTAAGGGAGCGAGCAAAGGGGAGGGTTTAGGCAATCAATTTTTAGCCAATATCAAGGAATGCGAAGTGATCTTGCAAGTGGTGCGCTGTTTTGAAGATGACAATATCACGCATGTGAACGATAAAATTGACCCCCTAAACGATATAGAGATCATTGAATTGGAGTTGATTTTAGCGGATATTGCCACTTTAGACAAAAGGATCGATCGCTTGCAAAAAGCCCTAAAAAGCTCAAAAGACGCTAAAAATCTTTTAGAATGCGCTTTGAGTTTAAAAACGCATTTAGAAGAATTAAAGCCAGCAAAAACTTTTCCTTTGAATGCAAGCGAGGCTTTTTTAGAATTGGACAAGGAATTGCGTTTTTTATCTAATAAAAAAATGATCTATGCCGCTAATGTGGGCGAAGAAGATTTAAACGCTCTCAATGAGCATGCTAAAAAAGTCCAAAATTATGCCAAAGATCAAAATAGCGAGTTTGTTGCCTTGTGCGCTAAATTAGAAGAAGAAATGGTTTCTATGAGTGAAGATGAAGTCAAAGAATTTTTGCAAAGTTTAGGCGTAGAAGAAAGCGGGCTAGAAAAGACCATTCGTTTGAGTTTTAAGGAATTAGGCTTGATCAATTACTTTACCGCTGGAGTCAAGGAAGTGCGATCATGGACCATTAAAAAAGGCTCTAGCGCGCCTGTGGCTGCTGGGGTGATCCATAAGGATTTTGAAAAAGGCTTTATCAGAGCTGAAACCATCAGTTACGATGATTTTATCGCTTATAAGGGCGAAGCCGGAGCGAAAGAAAAGGGAGCGTTACGCATTGAAGGTAAGGATTATATCGTTCAAGATGGCGATGTGTTGCATTTTCGCTTCAATGTCTAG
- the rpiB gene encoding ribose 5-phosphate isomerase B produces the protein MNKPLKPSQIFIGSDHAGLHLAEFVQHFLEDKDFKIQAFLPAMRVDYPDYAKLVCQKVLENAQSYGILVCATGIGMSMGANRFKGIRAALCLDAYMAKMTRLHNNANVLCLGEKISGIGVVESILEAFFSTEFEQGRHVLRIQKLDESLKS, from the coding sequence ATGAATAAGCCCTTAAAGCCTTCTCAAATTTTTATAGGAAGCGATCATGCAGGGTTGCATCTTGCAGAGTTTGTCCAACATTTTTTAGAAGACAAGGATTTTAAGATCCAAGCTTTTTTACCCGCTATGAGAGTGGATTACCCTGATTACGCAAAGTTAGTGTGCCAAAAGGTCCTAGAAAATGCGCAAAGCTATGGCATTTTAGTGTGCGCTACAGGGATAGGCATGAGCATGGGCGCTAATCGTTTTAAGGGTATTAGAGCCGCTTTGTGCCTTGATGCTTACATGGCTAAAATGACTCGCTTGCACAATAACGCTAATGTCTTGTGTTTGGGCGAAAAGATTAGCGGTATTGGCGTGGTGGAAAGCATTTTAGAAGCGTTTTTCTCTACAGAATTTGAACAAGGCCGTCATGTGTTGCGCATCCAAAAACTAGATGAATCGCTGAAATCATAA
- a CDS encoding DedA family protein, whose amino-acid sequence MEEYIIDLWNQHAATWGYLILFGWSILEGEIGLILAGIASYTGHMHLGLAILVAGIGGFVGDQIYFYIGRTNKAYIQKKLEKQRRKLALAHLLLQKHGWFIIFIQRYMYGMRTIIPISIGLTRYSALKFAIINLISAMVWASITIILAWCLGEELLHALEWLKKHPYALILLLVSFLALVLWYFQYYSKKNR is encoded by the coding sequence TTGGAAGAATACATCATTGACTTATGGAATCAGCATGCAGCGACTTGGGGGTATCTCATTTTATTTGGGTGGAGCATTTTAGAAGGCGAAATTGGGTTAATTTTAGCAGGGATTGCCAGCTATACCGGTCATATGCATTTAGGGTTAGCCATTTTAGTCGCAGGGATTGGGGGTTTTGTGGGGGATCAGATCTATTTTTACATCGGCCGCACCAATAAAGCCTACATCCAAAAAAAGCTAGAAAAACAACGCCGAAAACTAGCCCTAGCCCATTTATTGTTGCAAAAACACGGCTGGTTTATCATTTTTATCCAACGCTACATGTATGGCATGCGCACCATCATTCCTATTAGCATAGGCCTCACGCGCTATAGCGCTTTAAAATTCGCTATCATCAATCTCATTAGCGCGATGGTGTGGGCGAGCATTACCATTATTCTAGCGTGGTGTTTAGGAGAAGAGTTATTGCATGCGTTAGAGTGGCTTAAAAAACACCCTTATGCGCTAATATTACTATTAGTATCTTTCTTAGCGTTGGTTCTATGGTATTTCCAATACTATAGTAAGAAAAACCGCTAG
- the apt gene encoding adenine phosphoribosyltransferase yields the protein MNETLKEELLQSIREVKDYPKKGILFKDITTLLNYPKLFSKLIDALKKRYLALNIDFIVGIEARGFILGSALAYALGVGFVPVRKKGKLPAHTLSQSYSLEYGSDSIEIHSDAFRGVKGVRVVLIDDLLATGGTALASLELIKALQAECIEACFLIGLKELPGIQLLEERVKTFCLLEC from the coding sequence ATGAATGAAACGCTCAAAGAAGAACTTTTACAAAGCATCAGAGAAGTGAAAGATTACCCTAAAAAAGGGATTTTATTCAAAGACATTACCACACTACTCAACTACCCTAAACTCTTTAGCAAGCTCATTGACGCGCTCAAAAAACGCTATCTCGCTCTCAATATAGACTTTATCGTGGGCATTGAAGCGAGAGGGTTTATTTTAGGCTCTGCTCTCGCTTATGCACTTGGGGTGGGTTTTGTGCCTGTGAGGAAAAAGGGCAAACTCCCCGCGCACACCCTATCTCAAAGCTACAGCCTAGAATACGGGAGCGACAGCATAGAAATCCACTCCGACGCTTTTAGGGGGGTTAAGGGGGTAAGGGTGGTGTTAATTGATGATCTATTAGCCACTGGAGGCACAGCTTTAGCGAGCCTTGAGCTTATCAAAGCCCTACAAGCCGAATGCATAGAAGCATGCTTTTTGATAGGGTTAAAAGAATTACCGGGTATCCAACTTTTAGAAGAGCGAGTGAAAACCTTTTGTTTGTTAGAGTGCTAG
- a CDS encoding leucyl aminopeptidase: MLKIKLEKTTFENAKAECGLVFIINKDFDHAWVKNKELLETFKYEGEGVFLDQENKILYAGVKEDDVHLLRESACLAVRALKKLAFKSVKVGVYTCGVHSKDNALLENLKALFLGLKLGLYEYDTFKSNKKESVLKEAIVALELHKPCEKTCANSLEKSAKEALKYAEIMTESLNIVRDLVNTPPMIGTPVYMAEVAQKVAKENHLEIHVHDEKFLEEKKMNAFLAVNKASLSVNPPRLIHLVYKPKKAKKKIALVGKGLTYDCGGLSLKPADYMVTMKADKGGGSAVIGLLNALAKLGVEAEVHGIIGATENMIGPAAYKPDDILISKEGKSIEVRNTDAEGRLVLADCLSYAQDLSPDVIVDFATLTGACVVGLGEFTSAIMGHNEELKNLFETSGLESGELLAKLPFNRHLKKLIESKIADVCNISSSRYGGAITAGLFLNEFIRDEFKDKWLHIDIAGPAYVEKEWDVNSFGASGAGVRACTAFVEEFLKKA, from the coding sequence ATGTTGAAAATCAAATTAGAAAAAACCACCTTTGAAAACGCAAAAGCTGAATGCGGTTTGGTTTTTATTATCAATAAGGATTTTGATCACGCTTGGGTCAAAAATAAAGAATTGCTAGAAACCTTTAAATACGAAGGCGAAGGCGTGTTTTTGGACCAAGAAAATAAAATCTTGTATGCGGGCGTTAAAGAAGACGATGTGCATTTGTTAAGAGAGAGCGCATGTTTAGCCGTTCGTGCCCTTAAAAAACTCGCTTTTAAAAGCGTTAAAGTAGGGGTTTATACTTGCGGAGTGCATTCTAAAGATAACGCGCTTTTAGAAAACTTGAAAGCGTTGTTTTTGGGCTTGAAATTAGGCTTGTATGAATACGACACTTTTAAATCCAACAAAAAAGAAAGCGTTTTAAAAGAAGCAATCGTCGCTTTAGAATTGCACAAGCCTTGCGAAAAAACTTGCGCAAATTCTTTAGAAAAGAGCGCTAAAGAAGCTTTAAAATACGCTGAAATCATGACAGAAAGCTTGAATATCGTTAGGGATCTAGTCAATACCCCCCCTATGATTGGCACTCCGGTTTATATGGCTGAAGTGGCGCAAAAAGTGGCTAAAGAAAACCATTTAGAAATCCATGTTCATGATGAAAAATTTTTAGAAGAAAAGAAAATGAACGCCTTTTTAGCGGTCAATAAAGCCTCTCTTAGCGTCAATCCTCCCCGCTTGATCCATCTAGTCTATAAGCCCAAAAAAGCGAAGAAAAAAATCGCTTTAGTGGGTAAGGGCTTGACTTATGATTGCGGGGGTTTGAGCTTGAAACCGGCCGATTACATGGTTACCATGAAAGCGGATAAAGGCGGTGGCTCTGCGGTGATTGGGCTTTTAAACGCGTTAGCCAAACTGGGCGTGGAGGCTGAAGTGCATGGCATTATTGGGGCTACAGAAAACATGATAGGCCCGGCCGCTTATAAACCGGATGATATTTTAATCTCCAAAGAAGGCAAGAGCATAGAGGTGCGCAATACCGACGCTGAGGGGCGTTTGGTTTTAGCGGATTGCTTGAGCTATGCTCAAGACTTAAGCCCTGATGTGATCGTGGATTTTGCGACCCTTACTGGGGCATGCGTTGTGGGCTTAGGTGAATTCACTTCAGCGATCATGGGGCATAATGAAGAGTTAAAAAATCTCTTTGAAACTTCAGGGTTAGAATCCGGCGAATTATTAGCCAAACTCCCCTTTAACCGCCATTTAAAGAAATTGATCGAATCTAAAATCGCTGATGTGTGCAATATTTCTTCTTCACGCTATGGCGGTGCGATCACAGCGGGCTTGTTTTTAAATGAATTTATTAGAGATGAGTTTAAGGATAAGTGGTTACACATTGACATTGCAGGCCCTGCTTATGTGGAAAAAGAATGGGATGTGAATAGCTTTGGAGCGAGTGGGGCCGGGGTTAGGGCATGCACAGCTTTTGTGGAAGAATTTTTGAAAAAGGCTTGA